In the genome of Rhodoferax fermentans, one region contains:
- the thiC gene encoding phosphomethylpyrimidine synthase ThiC produces the protein MTPTVDTTQITRGITRTPFPGSSKIYLSGSRPDIRVPFREVALGDTLVKSDPTQGEPRRVPNPPLRLPDASGPYTDPAVAIDISRGLPPLRSGWIAERQDTEALPGLSSRYGQQRLAEPALSTLRLVRQTSPRRAKVGANVTQMHYARRGLITPEMEFVAIRENLVRAELAERLASERLPRPGQAFGALMSQPMSPEFVRDEVARGRAVIPCNINHPECEPMVIGRNFLVKVNANIGNSATTSSVEEEVDKLVWAIRWGADTVMDLSTGDNIHETREWILRNAPVPIGTVPIYQALEKVNGRAEELNWEIFRDTLIEQAEQGVDYFTIHAGVRLAYVPLTANRLTGIVSRGGAIMAKWCLAHHRESFLYEHFEDICEIMKAYDVSFSLGDGLRPGSIADANDEAQFAELHTLGELTQIAWRHDVQVMIEGPGHMPLQMVQENVDKQLSACFEAPFYTLGPLITDVSPGYDHLSSAMGAANIGWYGTAMLCYVTPKEHLGLPNRDDVKQGLIAYKIAAHAADLAKGYPGAQMWDNAISKARFEFRWEDQFRLAIDPDTAMAFHDETLPKEHAKVAHFCSMCGPKFCSMKISQEVREFARISVPSAPQASAPAPSAEQLGSALADKATEFRQGGQEIYG, from the coding sequence ATGACACCCACCGTCGACACCACACAAATCACCCGCGGCATCACCCGCACCCCGTTTCCGGGTTCGTCCAAAATTTACCTGAGCGGTTCGCGCCCCGACATCCGGGTGCCGTTTCGCGAGGTGGCGCTTGGCGACACGCTGGTCAAGAGCGACCCGACACAGGGTGAACCCCGCCGCGTGCCCAATCCGCCCTTGCGCCTGCCCGATGCCTCTGGCCCCTATACCGACCCGGCGGTGGCCATTGACATCAGCCGTGGTCTGCCGCCGCTGCGCAGCGGCTGGATCGCCGAGCGGCAGGACACCGAGGCCTTGCCCGGCCTGAGCAGCCGTTACGGCCAGCAGCGCTTGGCTGAGCCCGCCTTGAGCACTTTGCGCCTGGTTCGCCAGACCAGCCCGCGCCGCGCCAAGGTGGGTGCCAACGTCACCCAGATGCACTACGCCCGCCGTGGTCTGATCACGCCGGAAATGGAATTTGTCGCCATCCGCGAGAACCTGGTGCGCGCCGAACTGGCCGAGCGCCTGGCCAGCGAACGCCTGCCGCGCCCCGGCCAGGCCTTTGGTGCGCTGATGAGCCAGCCGATGAGCCCGGAATTTGTGCGCGACGAGGTGGCGCGCGGGCGCGCCGTGATCCCGTGCAACATCAACCACCCCGAGTGTGAACCGATGGTGATTGGCCGCAATTTTCTGGTCAAGGTCAACGCCAACATCGGCAACTCTGCCACCACCTCCAGTGTGGAAGAAGAGGTGGACAAGCTGGTCTGGGCCATCCGCTGGGGCGCCGACACGGTTATGGACCTGTCCACCGGCGACAACATCCACGAAACCCGCGAGTGGATTCTGCGCAACGCGCCGGTGCCGATTGGCACCGTGCCGATTTACCAGGCACTGGAAAAGGTCAATGGCCGCGCCGAAGAACTGAACTGGGAGATTTTTCGCGACACGCTGATCGAGCAGGCCGAGCAGGGCGTGGACTACTTCACGATCCACGCCGGGGTGCGCCTGGCCTATGTGCCGCTCACCGCCAACCGCCTCACCGGCATCGTCTCGCGCGGCGGCGCCATCATGGCCAAGTGGTGCCTGGCGCACCACCGCGAGAGTTTCCTTTATGAGCACTTCGAGGACATCTGCGAGATCATGAAAGCCTACGATGTGAGTTTCTCGCTCGGTGACGGCCTGCGCCCCGGTTCCATTGCCGATGCCAATGACGAGGCGCAGTTTGCCGAGTTGCACACACTCGGTGAACTGACCCAGATTGCCTGGCGGCATGACGTGCAAGTGATGATCGAAGGCCCCGGCCATATGCCGCTGCAGATGGTCCAGGAGAACGTCGACAAACAACTCAGCGCGTGCTTTGAGGCGCCGTTCTACACCCTGGGGCCGTTGATCACCGATGTGTCACCCGGCTACGACCACCTCTCGTCGGCCATGGGCGCGGCCAACATCGGCTGGTACGGCACCGCGATGCTGTGTTACGTGACGCCGAAGGAGCACCTGGGCCTGCCCAACCGCGACGATGTCAAACAGGGCCTGATCGCCTACAAGATTGCCGCCCATGCGGCCGACCTGGCCAAGGGTTACCCCGGTGCGCAGATGTGGGACAACGCCATCTCCAAAGCGCGGTTTGAGTTCCGCTGGGAAGACCAGTTCCGCCTGGCGATTGATCCGGATACCGCGATGGCCTTCCACGACGAAACCTTGCCCAAAGAACACGCCAAAGTGGCGCATTTCTGCTCGATGTGCGGGCCCAAGTTCTGCTCGATGAAGATCTCGCAGGAGGTGCGGGAGTTTGCGCGTATCTCGGTGCCGTCTGCGCCCCAGGCCAGCGCCCCAGCACCCAGCGCCGAACAGCTGGGCTCGGCCCTGGCAGACAAGGCGACCGAGTTTCGCCAGGGTGGCCAGGAGATTTATGGATGA
- a CDS encoding pyridoxal phosphate-dependent aminotransferase: MQVSGRAQRIEPFYVMEVAKAAQALAASAAPSDPAMIYLNIGEPDFTAPPLVQEAAVRAIQSGLSQYTPATGLPELRARISHWYQQRFAVDVPASRIVVTAGASAALQLACLALINPGDELLMPDPSYPCNRHFVSAADGTAVLIPTTAAERFQLSADKVAAAWNKQTRGVLLASPSNPTGTSISLLEMKRIHEVVQGHGGISIIDEIYLGLSFEAEFGQTALALDEQIISINSFSKYFNMTGWRLGWLVVPEDVVPVVERLAQNLFICPSTIAQHAALACFEDDSLREYERRRAEFKARRDYFLPELNRLGLTVPVPPDGAFYAWADCTAACAKLGVKDSWDLAFELMNKARVAVTPGRDFGHADTGQFIRFSTANALPQLQEAIGRLRTLLA, translated from the coding sequence ATGCAAGTCTCCGGGCGCGCCCAGCGCATTGAGCCGTTTTATGTGATGGAGGTGGCCAAGGCCGCGCAGGCACTCGCTGCCAGCGCAGCTCCGTCTGACCCCGCCATGATCTACCTGAACATCGGCGAGCCCGATTTCACCGCACCACCGCTGGTGCAAGAAGCTGCTGTCCGCGCCATTCAGAGCGGTTTGTCGCAATACACCCCGGCCACCGGCCTGCCCGAATTACGCGCGCGCATCAGCCACTGGTACCAACAGCGTTTTGCGGTGGATGTACCTGCGAGCCGGATTGTGGTCACCGCCGGGGCCTCGGCTGCGCTGCAGCTGGCCTGCCTGGCGCTGATCAACCCGGGTGACGAGCTGTTGATGCCCGACCCGAGTTACCCGTGTAACCGGCATTTTGTGTCGGCTGCCGACGGCACCGCGGTGTTGATCCCGACCACGGCGGCCGAGCGCTTCCAGCTCAGTGCCGACAAAGTCGCTGCGGCCTGGAACAAGCAGACACGCGGTGTTTTGCTGGCCTCCCCCTCCAACCCCACCGGCACCTCCATATCGCTATTAGAAATGAAGCGTATTCATGAGGTGGTACAAGGGCATGGCGGCATTTCCATCATTGACGAGATTTACCTGGGCCTGAGTTTTGAGGCCGAGTTTGGCCAGACCGCGCTCGCGCTCGATGAGCAGATCATCAGCATCAACAGCTTCTCCAAATACTTCAACATGACCGGCTGGCGCCTGGGCTGGCTGGTGGTGCCCGAGGATGTGGTGCCGGTGGTCGAGCGGCTGGCGCAAAACCTGTTCATCTGCCCCAGCACCATCGCCCAACACGCCGCGCTGGCCTGTTTTGAGGACGACAGCCTGCGTGAATACGAACGCCGCCGTGCCGAATTCAAGGCCCGGCGCGACTACTTCCTGCCCGAACTCAACCGTCTGGGCCTGACGGTGCCGGTGCCCCCGGACGGCGCGTTTTACGCCTGGGCCGACTGCACGGCGGCCTGCGCCAAACTGGGTGTCAAAGACAGTTGGGATCTGGCGTTTGAACTCATGAACAAGGCACGCGTGGCGGTGACGCCGGGGCGTGACTTTGGTCATGCCGACACCGGGCAGTTCATCCGTTTCTCCACCGCCAACGCGCTGCCACAACTGCAAGAGGCGATTGGCCGACTGCGCACCCTACTGGCATGA
- the dnaE gene encoding DNA polymerase III subunit alpha translates to MFVHLRLHTEFSVIDGTNRIDEIVKSAASDQQPALAITDLSNLFGAVKFYKEGRKRGVKPIIGAEIWLEGLGKEATQLSRVLLLVQNHAGYLNLSELLARAWTQNGTKTQASISLAWLNELNGGLICLSGAQAGPIGQALLQGDEERAFDAAMQLANVFPHRFYLELQRAGRAEDEPQVAAAVQLAQRMQLPVVATHPIQFAAPEDFEAHEARVCIAEGEILANPRRVRRFTREQHFKTAAQMAELFADVPSALANSVEIARRCNLSLVLGKPQLPDFPIPPVNGVVMGADEYFRYASHEGLKVRMAHLYPDPVKREAEMPRYVERLEFELVTILKMGFPGYFLIVGDFINWAKNNGCPVGPGRGSGAGSLVAYALKITDLDPLQYNLLFERFLNPERVSMPDFDIDFCQGNRDRVIDYVKDKYGKDAVSQIATFGTMAARAAIRDVGRVLDMSYTFCDGISKLIPNKPGVAVTLQLPPPDRPKDDKMVYASEAEPILAEREAKEEDVRTLLELARKLEGMTRNIGMHAGGVLIAPGKLTDFCPLYQQPGSESAVSQYDKNDVEAVGLVKFDFLGLATLTILEIAREFIVKRHKGQENFAFENLPLDDKPTYRLFQEGKTEAVFQFESRGMQGMLRDAKPTRLEDLIALNALYRPGPMDLIPSFVARKHGREVVEYPHPLVANMLSETYGIMVYQEQVMQTAQILGGYSLGGADMLRRAMGKKDAAEMAKHRQIFRDGAAKNDISQDKADEVFDLMEKFAGYGFNKSHAAAYSLLAYHTAWLKVHYTAEFFCANMTVEMDDTDKLKVLLEDAIKMGLSFEPPDVNRGVSRFEPVSDKVIRYGLSAVKGSGQQAIEAIVAAREGRGVGPLGDTCGPFKSLFDFCARVDRSRINKRTVEALIKAGAFDAIHLNRASLLASVDLAFEFGAATLANANQCSLFDIGGPDELGSSTQEPELVQATPWGIKERLTFEKTAVGFYLSGHLFDEVADEVRRFARRAIDDLIDTREPQLLAGIVTDFRIINGQRGKLALFKLDDKSGVIEARADEALINAHKNLLKDDELIIVMGKQQPDRFSGGMQLTVTQIWDLEQARCRFGKFLRVTLPKQAQGRAPDVARLIKDYPAQREQTEQGDLVHGLQVRMALTCQSDEGAAAVELNLGERARFYPSNAALASWWAQVAPGTADIVYG, encoded by the coding sequence ATGTTTGTTCACTTGCGCCTACACACCGAATTTTCCGTCATTGACGGCACCAACCGGATCGACGAGATTGTCAAATCTGCCGCTTCGGACCAACAACCGGCCTTGGCCATCACCGACCTCAGCAACCTGTTTGGTGCGGTCAAATTTTACAAAGAAGGGCGCAAGCGCGGCGTCAAACCGATCATCGGCGCTGAAATATGGCTCGAAGGCCTGGGCAAAGAGGCCACCCAGCTGTCCCGGGTGTTGCTTTTGGTGCAAAACCATGCCGGTTACCTGAACCTGTCCGAGCTGTTGGCACGCGCCTGGACCCAAAACGGCACAAAAACCCAGGCCAGCATCAGCCTGGCTTGGCTCAATGAACTCAACGGCGGGCTGATTTGCCTCTCAGGTGCGCAGGCTGGGCCCATCGGCCAAGCGCTGTTGCAGGGGGACGAAGAGCGCGCGTTTGACGCGGCCATGCAGCTGGCCAACGTGTTCCCGCACCGTTTTTACCTGGAGCTGCAACGCGCCGGGCGAGCGGAAGACGAGCCACAGGTGGCCGCCGCGGTGCAGCTGGCGCAACGTATGCAGCTGCCGGTGGTGGCCACCCACCCGATCCAGTTTGCCGCGCCCGAAGACTTTGAGGCCCATGAAGCCCGGGTTTGTATTGCCGAGGGCGAAATTCTGGCCAACCCGCGCCGGGTGCGCCGTTTCACCCGTGAGCAGCACTTCAAAACCGCGGCACAGATGGCCGAACTGTTTGCCGATGTGCCCAGTGCGCTGGCCAACAGTGTCGAGATTGCCAGACGCTGCAACCTGAGCCTGGTGCTGGGCAAGCCGCAGCTGCCAGACTTTCCCATTCCACCGGTCAACGGTGTGGTGATGGGCGCTGACGAGTACTTCCGCTACGCCTCGCATGAGGGGCTGAAAGTTCGGATGGCGCACCTGTACCCCGACCCGGTGAAACGCGAGGCCGAGATGCCGCGTTATGTGGAACGCCTCGAGTTCGAGCTGGTCACCATCCTCAAAATGGGCTTCCCAGGTTACTTTTTGATCGTGGGTGACTTCATCAACTGGGCCAAAAACAATGGTTGCCCGGTGGGGCCCGGGCGGGGTTCCGGCGCTGGTTCTCTGGTGGCCTACGCGCTCAAGATCACCGATCTGGACCCGCTGCAATACAACCTGCTGTTCGAACGTTTCCTGAACCCCGAGCGGGTGTCGATGCCCGACTTTGACATCGACTTCTGCCAGGGCAACCGCGACCGCGTGATCGACTATGTCAAGGACAAATACGGCAAGGACGCGGTGAGCCAGATTGCCACCTTTGGCACCATGGCCGCCCGCGCGGCGATCCGCGACGTGGGCCGTGTGCTGGACATGAGTTACACCTTTTGTGATGGCATCAGCAAACTGATCCCGAACAAGCCCGGGGTCGCCGTCACCCTGCAATTGCCGCCGCCAGACCGACCCAAAGACGACAAGATGGTCTACGCCTCCGAGGCGGAGCCGATTCTGGCCGAGCGCGAGGCCAAGGAAGAAGACGTGCGCACGCTCTTGGAGCTGGCGCGCAAGCTGGAAGGCATGACCCGCAACATCGGCATGCACGCCGGGGGCGTGCTGATTGCGCCGGGCAAACTCACCGACTTCTGCCCGCTCTACCAGCAGCCCGGCAGCGAATCGGCGGTGAGCCAGTACGACAAAAACGACGTTGAGGCGGTGGGCCTGGTCAAGTTCGACTTTTTGGGTCTGGCCACGTTGACCATTCTGGAGATTGCGCGCGAGTTCATCGTCAAACGCCACAAGGGTCAGGAAAACTTTGCGTTTGAGAACCTGCCACTCGACGACAAACCCACCTACAGGCTGTTTCAAGAGGGCAAGACTGAAGCGGTGTTCCAGTTTGAAAGTCGCGGCATGCAGGGCATGTTGCGTGACGCCAAACCGACCCGGCTGGAAGACCTGATTGCACTCAATGCGCTCTATCGCCCCGGCCCGATGGACCTGATCCCGAGCTTTGTGGCGCGTAAACATGGGCGCGAGGTGGTCGAGTACCCGCACCCGCTGGTGGCCAACATGTTGTCTGAGACCTACGGCATCATGGTCTACCAGGAGCAGGTGATGCAGACCGCGCAGATCCTGGGCGGCTACTCACTCGGTGGCGCCGACATGTTGCGCCGCGCCATGGGTAAAAAAGACGCGGCAGAAATGGCCAAACACCGCCAGATCTTCCGCGATGGTGCCGCCAAAAACGACATCAGCCAGGACAAGGCTGACGAAGTGTTTGACTTGATGGAAAAGTTTGCCGGTTACGGCTTCAACAAGTCGCACGCTGCCGCTTACTCCCTGCTGGCCTACCACACGGCCTGGCTCAAGGTGCACTACACCGCCGAGTTCTTCTGCGCCAACATGACGGTGGAAATGGACGACACCGACAAGCTCAAGGTCTTGCTGGAAGACGCCATCAAGATGGGTCTGAGTTTTGAGCCGCCGGATGTGAACCGCGGTGTCAGCCGGTTTGAGCCGGTGTCGGACAAAGTCATCCGTTACGGCCTGAGCGCCGTCAAGGGCAGCGGCCAACAAGCGATTGAAGCCATTGTGGCGGCACGCGAGGGCCGAGGTGTGGGGCCGCTGGGTGACACCTGTGGCCCGTTCAAGAGCCTGTTTGACTTCTGCGCCCGGGTGGACCGCAGCCGCATCAACAAACGCACGGTCGAGGCGCTGATCAAGGCCGGGGCCTTTGATGCGATCCACCTCAACCGCGCCAGCTTGCTGGCCAGTGTGGACCTGGCCTTTGAGTTTGGCGCCGCCACCCTGGCCAACGCCAACCAGTGCAGCCTGTTTGACATTGGGGGCCCCGATGAGCTGGGCTCCAGCACCCAGGAGCCCGAACTGGTTCAGGCCACACCCTGGGGGATCAAAGAGCGTCTCACCTTTGAGAAAACCGCCGTCGGCTTTTATCTGTCAGGCCATTTGTTTGACGAGGTGGCCGACGAGGTGCGCCGTTTTGCGCGGCGCGCCATCGACGACCTGATCGATACCCGCGAGCCACAGCTGCTCGCAGGTATCGTCACTGATTTCCGCATCATCAACGGCCAGCGCGGCAAGCTGGCGTTGTTCAAGCTCGACGACAAGTCGGGTGTGATCGAGGCACGCGCCGACGAGGCGCTGATCAACGCCCACAAAAACCTGCTCAAGGACGACGAACTCATCATTGTCATGGGCAAACAGCAGCCCGACCGCTTCTCGGGTGGCATGCAGCTCACCGTGACCCAGATCTGGGATCTGGAGCAGGCGCGCTGCCGTTTTGGCAAGTTCCTGCGGGTGACCCTGCCCAAGCAGGCGCAGGGCAGGGCGCCCGATGTGGCGCGGTTGATCAAGGACTACCCGGCGCAGCGAGAGCAAACCGAGCAGGGTGATCTGGTGCATGGACTGCAGGTGCGTATGGCTTTGACCTGCCAGAGCGACGAGGGCGCCGCTGCTGTGGAACTGAATCTTGGTGAACGCGCCCGTTTCTACCCGAGCAATGCCGCCCTGGCCAGCTGGTGGGCGCAGGTGGCACCTGGCACGGCAGATATAGTTTATGGGTGA
- the tolQ gene encoding protein TolQ → MNQDLSIISMVLNASLVVQMVMLLLMGISIASWAAIFRKLFSIGKVKALNDTFEREFWSGSSLNDLFAAATQNARTAGPMERIFASGMREYQKLRERRITDPGTLMDGARRAMRASLQREMDVVETHLSFLASVGSVSPYVGLFGTVWGIMHAFTGLAALTQVTLATVAPGIAEALVATAIGLFAAIPAVVAYNRFARDIDRIAIRLETFIEEFSNILQRNVGAQSSVSH, encoded by the coding sequence ATGAACCAAGACCTCTCGATCATCTCCATGGTGCTCAACGCCAGCCTGGTGGTGCAAATGGTGATGCTGCTGCTGATGGGCATCTCGATTGCCAGCTGGGCCGCCATCTTTCGCAAGCTGTTTTCCATCGGCAAGGTCAAAGCCCTCAACGACACGTTCGAGCGCGAATTCTGGTCGGGCAGCAGCCTCAACGACCTGTTTGCCGCCGCCACCCAAAACGCCCGCACCGCCGGCCCGATGGAACGCATTTTTGCCAGTGGCATGCGTGAGTACCAGAAGCTGCGTGAACGCCGCATCACCGATCCCGGCACCCTGATGGACGGCGCCCGCCGCGCCATGCGCGCCAGCCTGCAGCGCGAGATGGACGTGGTGGAAACCCATTTGTCGTTCCTGGCCTCGGTCGGCTCGGTCTCGCCCTATGTCGGGCTGTTTGGCACGGTCTGGGGCATCATGCATGCCTTCACCGGCCTGGCCGCACTGACCCAGGTGACACTGGCCACCGTCGCCCCCGGCATTGCCGAGGCCCTGGTGGCCACGGCCATCGGTCTGTTTGCCGCGATTCCGGCGGTGGTGGCCTACAACCGTTTTGCGCGCGACATCGACCGCATTGCGATCCGGCTGGAAACCTTCATTGAAGAGTTTTCCAACATCTTGCAACGCAATGTCGGCGCGCAGTCTAGCGTCAGCCACTGA
- the tolA gene encoding cell envelope integrity protein TolA → MHVGTDRLEFAPPSPPGMLRAFVLALLVHGLLLLGLTWSVRWKHDTPVLSAEAELWSSVPVEAAPQAVEPEPEPEPEPQPAPPPKPAPVVEPPAPPPPKVDIALEQEKQRLKKEQARLEELKLEKLREKERLDKLEKARLEKLKQDKLKQEQLKQEQLKQDKLKQDKLKQEKLKAEQAAKAQQTAAEKKQAALDGKQLEAQRQKNLQRMTGLAGASGGANATGSAMKSSGPSASYGGRIRAKIKPNIVFTEDIQGNPTTEVEVRAAPDGTIVGRKITKSSGVKDWDEAVIRAIDKTEVLPRDIDGSMPSSLLLVFRPKD, encoded by the coding sequence ATGCACGTTGGGACTGATCGCCTGGAGTTTGCGCCGCCCTCACCACCCGGCATGCTGCGGGCCTTCGTGTTGGCGCTGCTGGTACACGGCTTGTTGTTACTTGGCCTGACCTGGAGTGTGCGCTGGAAACACGACACCCCGGTGCTCAGCGCCGAGGCGGAACTCTGGTCCAGCGTACCCGTGGAGGCCGCGCCCCAGGCAGTTGAGCCCGAACCCGAACCCGAGCCAGAACCGCAACCTGCGCCGCCGCCCAAACCGGCCCCGGTGGTCGAGCCCCCTGCCCCACCACCGCCCAAAGTGGACATTGCGCTGGAGCAGGAAAAACAGCGGCTGAAGAAAGAACAGGCCCGCCTCGAAGAACTCAAGCTGGAGAAACTGCGCGAGAAAGAGCGCCTGGACAAACTGGAAAAAGCGCGGCTTGAGAAATTGAAACAGGACAAACTCAAGCAAGAGCAACTCAAGCAGGAACAGCTTAAACAAGACAAGCTGAAGCAGGACAAGCTCAAACAAGAGAAGCTCAAGGCCGAACAAGCAGCCAAGGCGCAGCAAACTGCTGCGGAGAAGAAACAGGCGGCTTTGGACGGGAAACAGCTTGAAGCCCAACGCCAGAAGAACCTGCAGCGTATGACAGGGCTGGCCGGTGCCAGCGGCGGAGCCAACGCCACCGGCAGTGCGATGAAATCATCCGGGCCATCGGCCAGTTATGGCGGGCGCATCCGTGCCAAGATCAAGCCCAACATCGTGTTCACCGAAGACATCCAGGGCAACCCAACAACGGAGGTCGAGGTGCGTGCCGCACCCGACGGCACCATTGTTGGCCGCAAAATCACCAAGAGCAGTGGCGTCAAAGACTGGGATGAAGCGGTCATCCGCGCCATCGACAAGACCGAAGTGTTGCCACGCGACATTGACGGCAGCATGCCGTCGAGCCTGTTGCTGGTGTTCCGACCCAAGGATTAG
- the nusB gene encoding transcription antitermination factor NusB codes for MSESSHPGPSKRPPRQPRKGLTSTGARKAASKSDRSRSREFALQGLYQVLVGKNSLEDVDLFTRDLAGFSKADALHFDALLHGCAEHAEELDAQIQPVLDRPLAEISPIEHACMWIGVYEFAHCPDVPWRVVLNECIELAKEFGGTDGHKYVNAVLNSLARSLRAPEVAADRPSGRASA; via the coding sequence ATGAGTGAATCAAGCCACCCCGGCCCCTCCAAACGCCCACCCCGCCAACCCCGCAAGGGCCTGACCAGCACCGGTGCCCGCAAGGCCGCCAGCAAGTCTGATCGCTCACGCTCACGTGAATTTGCGCTGCAGGGGCTGTACCAGGTGCTGGTCGGCAAAAACAGCCTGGAAGACGTGGACCTCTTCACGCGCGACTTGGCCGGTTTCTCCAAAGCCGATGCGCTGCATTTTGACGCGCTGTTACACGGCTGCGCCGAACATGCGGAAGAACTCGACGCCCAGATCCAGCCGGTGCTGGACCGCCCCCTGGCCGAGATCTCGCCGATCGAACACGCCTGCATGTGGATTGGTGTCTACGAATTTGCCCATTGCCCCGATGTGCCCTGGCGCGTGGTGCTCAACGAGTGCATCGAGCTGGCCAAGGAGTTTGGCGGCACCGACGGCCACAAGTATGTGAATGCGGTGCTCAACAGCCTGGCGCGCAGCCTGCGTGCGCCCGAAGTGGCGGCCGACCGCCCGTCTGGGCGCGCCTCAGCCTAA
- the ybgC gene encoding tol-pal system-associated acyl-CoA thioesterase — protein MTAPQQPSATATSPFTWTVRVYWEDTDAGGIVYYANYLKFFERGRTEWLRARGIHQQALREATGGMFVVSDAQVRYLKSARLDDELLLTTSLTEAGRASLTIHQQAWRQQPDSPVLLCEATIRASWVSVVGKPSRIPQVILDKLL, from the coding sequence ATGACAGCGCCGCAACAGCCCTCTGCGACGGCGACGTCGCCCTTTACCTGGACCGTGCGGGTGTACTGGGAAGACACCGACGCTGGTGGCATCGTCTACTACGCCAACTACCTCAAGTTTTTTGAGCGCGGCCGCACCGAGTGGTTGCGTGCCCGAGGCATCCACCAGCAGGCCTTGCGCGAAGCAACCGGCGGCATGTTTGTGGTCAGTGATGCCCAGGTGCGTTATCTCAAAAGTGCACGGCTCGACGATGAACTTTTGCTTACAACATCACTCACAGAAGCCGGTCGTGCGTCACTGACAATCCACCAGCAGGCTTGGCGGCAGCAGCCAGACAGCCCGGTGCTGCTGTGTGAAGCCACCATACGGGCCAGCTGGGTCAGTGTGGTGGGCAAACCAAGCCGAATTCCCCAAGTTATCCTGGACAAGTTGTTATGA
- the ribH gene encoding 6,7-dimethyl-8-ribityllumazine synthase encodes MQLADQGALDATDPRLKGKNLSIGIVQARFNADITNALAQACRSELLALGVAEKNITLVQVPGALEVPLALQGLAENLKYDALIALGCIIRGETYHFELVANESGAGVSRIALDYKVPIANAILTTENLEQAVARQTDKGRDAARVAVEMANLLESLS; translated from the coding sequence ATGCAGCTTGCAGACCAAGGCGCACTCGACGCCACCGACCCCCGCCTCAAGGGCAAAAACCTCAGCATCGGCATCGTGCAAGCACGCTTCAACGCCGACATCACCAACGCACTGGCCCAAGCCTGCCGCAGCGAGCTGCTGGCCCTGGGCGTGGCCGAGAAAAACATCACCCTGGTGCAGGTGCCCGGTGCGCTGGAAGTGCCGTTGGCTCTACAGGGCCTGGCGGAAAACCTGAAATACGACGCCCTCATCGCGCTGGGCTGCATCATCCGTGGTGAAACCTACCATTTTGAGTTGGTGGCCAACGAGTCGGGCGCAGGCGTGAGCCGTATTGCGCTCGATTACAAGGTGCCGATTGCCAACGCCATCCTGACCACCGAAAACCTCGAACAAGCCGTGGCCCGCCAGACCGACAAGGGCCGCGACGCGGCCCGTGTGGCGGTGGAAATGGCCAACCTGCTGGAAAGTCTGTCATGA
- a CDS encoding biopolymer transporter ExbD, whose product MPAVVSRGRGRRTINEINMVPFIDVMLVLLIIFMVTAPLISPSMIDLPSVGKAAKQPDQVVQIVIGKNESLELKVKDKTSSVSLKEVANVVKEAQAGAQNPAVVISADKNVKYETVVKVMDSLQRAGVARVGLSVQLAN is encoded by the coding sequence ATGCCAGCTGTTGTGAGCCGGGGCCGGGGTCGCCGCACCATCAACGAGATCAACATGGTGCCCTTCATCGACGTGATGCTGGTGCTCCTGATCATTTTCATGGTGACTGCACCGCTGATTTCGCCCAGCATGATTGACCTGCCCAGTGTCGGCAAAGCCGCCAAACAACCGGACCAGGTGGTGCAGATTGTGATTGGCAAAAACGAGTCGCTGGAACTCAAGGTGAAAGACAAAACCAGCTCGGTCAGCCTCAAAGAAGTGGCCAATGTGGTCAAAGAGGCGCAGGCCGGTGCCCAGAACCCGGCGGTGGTGATCAGTGCTGACAAAAACGTCAAGTACGAAACCGTGGTCAAGGTCATGGACAGCCTGCAGCGCGCGGGTGTGGCACGGGTGGGCCTGTCGGTGCAACTGGCCAACTGA